The Brevibacillus choshinensis genome includes the window GGCACATTGGTAGCAACGACGACCACGCAGGTGGCAGGTAAGATCACACTTGGTCTGGACCTTCAAGGCGGTTTTGAAATTTTGTACGAGGTAGAGCCACTTGAAGCTGGACACCAGGTTGATATTGAATTGCTCAAGTCAACCGCACACATGATTGAGAGACGGATTAATATTGGCGGCGTGGTAGAGCCTGTTATCGATACAGAATTGCCGAACCGTATCCGTGTGAAAATCGCTTCACAGTCCGCCGACCAGGACAAGCTACGTGAGCTGATCGGGAAGCCTGCAGTTCTGACTTTCCGTGACGAGGCAGGCAAAATTATTCTTCGCGGTAGCGATCTGGCTCCAAATGGCGCAGCAGTCGGTTACGATGACCTGAAACGCCCATTGGTAACCGTGAAATTCTCTGATTCGAAAAAATTGGAAGATGTAACTCGTGCGAATCTACATAAACGCATGGCGATTTATCTGGATGAAAACTTGCAGACCAACCCGACGATTCAGTCGGTTATCACGGGTGGCAGTGCGCAAATCACAGGGGATTACACGCAGGAATCAGCGCAAGAACTGGCTGATTTGCTGAACTCCGGTGCGATGCCTGCCAAACTGATTGAGAAACAGGTAACATCAGTAGGAGCTTCTCTGGGTGCTCTTGCTCTGCAAAAAACCATTTATGCTGGCTACATTGGCGCAGCCTTGATTTTCTTGTTCATGGTGTTCGTCTATCGCATGCCAGGTATGATTGCGAATATTACGCTGGCCGGTTTTACTTATTTCTGTTTGGTCGTACTGGACTGGATGGATGCGACACTCACGCTGCCGGGGATTGCTGGTTTTATTCTCTCCATCGGGATCGCGGTTGACGCCAACATCATTACGTACGAACGTATCCAAGAAGAACTTCGTTCCGGGAAAACGGTCCTTTCTGCGTTCCGCTCCGGTGAACGTCGTTCCTTGATTACCATTTTGGACGCGCATATTACGACTTTGATCGCGACTGGTGTACTGTTCTTCTTTGGTACAAGCTCGATCCAAGGTTTTGCTGTCGTCCTCGCGATGACGATTGTAGTGAGTATCATTACCAACGTGTTCGGGTCCCGATTCCTCCTTTGGTTGGTTATCCGCTCCAACATGTTTAAAAAGCCGTTCTGGTTCGGAGTAAAGGAGAGTGAGATCGGTGAGCTTTAATCAACACGACACGGTCATCCGATTCGATATCGTTAAAAATCGACGGAAGTTCTTTATCGGATCTTCCGCAATTATCATCCTGGGCTTGCTGTTCATCCTGTTCCAAGGTCTACACTTGGGTGTTGACTTCAAAGCAGGGACGCGTCTCGACGTTTACATTGGGAAAGACTTTAAACCAGCAGAGATTGAGGCGATCATCAAGGAGAAAATCCCGAATGTGGCGTTTTCTCCAGTGACGACGTACGGTACGTATCAAGCTTTCACTCGTTTTGATCAAACAGTATCTTCTGACACGATGATGGTGGTGGAACAGGCCCTAAAGGCCAAGTACGGGGATCAAGTCAACAAGCAAGTATCTACGGTTGATCCGAGCATTGCGCGAGAGATGGTGAAGAAAGCAGCAATTGCAGTAGCGATCGCATCGTTAGGGATTGTCATCTACATTGCCATTCGCTTCCAGTGGCTCTTCGGTGTCGCGACAGTTGCGGGACTTTTGCATGACGTGTTTATACCGATTGCGATCTTCTCCGTATTGGGGCTGGAAGTGGATATTACCTTCATTGCAGCGCTCCTGACCATTCTCGGTTACTCGATTAACGATAAAATCGTTATTTTTGACCGGATTCGGGAAAACCTACGAACAATGAAGTCCAAAAGCGTCGAAGATCTGGAGCATCTCGTCAACGTGTCCTTGTGGCAGACGATGCGCCGTTCCATCTACACAGTAGCGACCGTATTCTTTACCGTCTTGGCGATTGCCGTACTGGGTAGCGAGAGCATCCGCAACTTCTCTTTGGCGTTGTTGTTCGGTCTGGTGAGCGGTACGTATTCTTCGATCTTTATTGCCGCTCAAATCTGGGTAAACTTAAAAGAACGGAATATGCTTAAGAAGAAAGCATAAAGCATTTGCTTTTCATAACAGCATGTTCGAAGTGCCGCGGGGGAGCTCCCCGCGGTTTTCTACTCTCATGAGGTTTTTCTAGTAGGGGGGCGTCGCAATCGTGGAAGATCGGTTGGCGAAAGCGCAGTTTGGAGCGTGGGTAGGAATTGTGGGGAACTTGGCATTGGCTGGGGTCAAGCTCGTCATTGGTTTGATGGCCAAATCACAGGCGCTGATCGCCGATTCTGTTCATTCCGCCTCGGATGTTGTCGGGTCGGTAGCGGTATTGATAGGTTTGCGGGCAGCCGAGCGTCCACCTGATGAGGATCATCCCTATGGTCATGGCAAAGCTGAGTCGATCTCAGCTATCATTGTTTCTGTGCTGCTGGCTGTAGTTGGTTTTGAGATCGGACTATCGTCCATCAAATCGTTTTTCGCTCCATTGGTAGCACCTGGCTTTCTAGCTGTGTGGGCAGCGATCGGTTCTATGATCGTCAAGGAGTGGATGTTTCGCTACAAATACAACCTCGGCAAGAAACTGAACAGCCAGTCCCTGATTGCCAATGCATGGGAGCATCGATCAGACGTGTACTCTTCCTTCGCCGCGCTCGTCGGAATTGGAGGAGCCATTGTCGGGGAGTGGCTCGGCATTTCGTGGATGCTCTATCTGGACCCGGCAGCAGGGATCTTTGTGTCGGCGCTTGTTTTGAAAATGTCCTACAATATCATGATGGAGTCAATACATAGTACGCTTGATCACGTACTCCATGAAGACGATACGGTTGAATTCCGCCAACGGATCGAGAGCGTTTCAGGTGTGATGAGGCTAGATACTCTACGCGCGAGAGAGCATGGGCATTACTTGATCATCGATGTGAAAATTGGGGTGGATCCGCATATCACGGTAGAGGAAGGGCATCGCATTGGGAAACAGGTAAAACAAGAGTTGATGGGAAATTTTTCGCAGGTACGGGATGTTTTTGTTCATATCAACCCCTATGATGCGGCTCAAGGGGAAAGAACGTAGCAAACCCCCTATTATACGCAGTTGTCAGTCTCCCTTTCCATCCTCTATAATGAATGAGGATTGGAGGTGGGCTCATTGTTGAAAGCGAAAACACGCTGGCAACTGGCGGCTTACGACGAACAATTGGCGGTGACCATTGCTGCTGAGTGCCAATTGACTCCGCTCGTTTCCAAGCTGCTGGTGATTCGCGGCATTGATTCACCACAGAAGGCTCGTGATTTTCTTCAGGCAGGTCCGGAGTTGTTTTATGATCCGTTTCTGTTAGATGGCATGGAACAGAGCGTGCATCGCATCAGACAGGCCATCGAGAAGAAAGAACCGATCTGCATTTACGGAGATTACGATGCGGATGGTGTCAGTTCGACATCGTTTATGGTACATCTGTTGCGCCAAATGGGCGCGGTATTTGATTACTACATCCCCAACCGGTTTACGGAAGGATATGGGTTACATAAAGACGCATTGGCTCATTTACACCAGAGCGGTTACAAGCTGGTTATCACCGTCGATACCGGAATTAGTGCGGTAGAGCAGGTGGAATTCGCCAACCAACTGGGACTTGAGGTCATTGTAACCGACCACCATGAACCTCCGGCTGTCATCCCGGAGGCATTTGCTGTGATTAATCCAAAAAAGCCTGGCTGCTCGTACCCGTTTGATATGCTTGCGGGTGTCGGCGTGGCTTTTAAGCTAGGGCATGCACTTTTGGGAGAAGCCCCCCTTCATTTGGCTGATCTGGCGGCGTTGGGAACAATCGCCGATCTCGTTCCACTGGTAGACGAAAACCGCATTCTGGCGAGAGCTGGTTTAAAACGGTTGAACCAGACACGCAACGTGGGACTTCAAGCGTTGGTTCGTGTGTGTGGACTAGCCGATACCGAGCTGTCTGCAGGACATGTCGGATTTGCTCTCGGACCGCGACTGAATGCTAGCGGACGGCTGGAGACGGCGGAATCAGCGGTCAAGCTGTTGACGACGGAAGATCATGACGAAGCCGAGAAGTGCGCGCAAGCATTGGATGACCTGAATCGTGAGCGTCAAGAGCTGGTGCAGACGATGACCGAAGAAGCGATTCAGATGGTGCATGCTCAGTATCCACCAGAGGAACACAAGGTGCTGGTCGTGGCAAAGGAAGGCTGGAACGTCGGAGTTGTCGGGATTGTCGCATCACGCTTGGTGGAGACATTCTACCGGCCTACAATCGTACTTGGCATCGACCCTGTCAAAGGCACTGCCAAAGGTTCGGCGCGTAGTATTACGGGTTATGATATGTACGAGGCGCTGACTGCTTGCAAGGAATGGCTGCCTCACTACGGCGGACATACGATGGCAGCAGGGATGACATTGCCCACCGAAAACCTAGATCCATTGCGCCAAAAGCTGAATGAACTGGCGAGCGAGTGGTTGTCCGCAGAGGACTTTACCCCGCTGACCAAGGTCGATGTGTCCATGGACATACAGGAAGTCAGTCTGGACGCGGCGGAGCAGCTCGAGAGACTCTCGCCTTACGGAATGGGGAACCCTACACCGCTCGTCATGCTCGAAGACGTGGAAACCACCGGGATGCGCATCATTGGTCGAGACGACAATCACTTGAAGTGCTCCTTGCAAAAAGCGGGAACGACGGTTGATGCGATAGGCTTTAACTGGGCTCATGTCACGAAAAAGGTAACGCCCAAGGCAAAGTTTCGCGTGCTGGGCGAGCTCTCCGTCAATGAATGGAATGGAAATCGTAA containing:
- the secD gene encoding protein translocase subunit SecD yields the protein MIKWGRFLLFLVVVALLGTLVATTTTQVAGKITLGLDLQGGFEILYEVEPLEAGHQVDIELLKSTAHMIERRINIGGVVEPVIDTELPNRIRVKIASQSADQDKLRELIGKPAVLTFRDEAGKIILRGSDLAPNGAAVGYDDLKRPLVTVKFSDSKKLEDVTRANLHKRMAIYLDENLQTNPTIQSVITGGSAQITGDYTQESAQELADLLNSGAMPAKLIEKQVTSVGASLGALALQKTIYAGYIGAALIFLFMVFVYRMPGMIANITLAGFTYFCLVVLDWMDATLTLPGIAGFILSIGIAVDANIITYERIQEELRSGKTVLSAFRSGERRSLITILDAHITTLIATGVLFFFGTSSIQGFAVVLAMTIVVSIITNVFGSRFLLWLVIRSNMFKKPFWFGVKESEIGEL
- the secF gene encoding protein translocase subunit SecF, with protein sequence MSFNQHDTVIRFDIVKNRRKFFIGSSAIIILGLLFILFQGLHLGVDFKAGTRLDVYIGKDFKPAEIEAIIKEKIPNVAFSPVTTYGTYQAFTRFDQTVSSDTMMVVEQALKAKYGDQVNKQVSTVDPSIAREMVKKAAIAVAIASLGIVIYIAIRFQWLFGVATVAGLLHDVFIPIAIFSVLGLEVDITFIAALLTILGYSINDKIVIFDRIRENLRTMKSKSVEDLEHLVNVSLWQTMRRSIYTVATVFFTVLAIAVLGSESIRNFSLALLFGLVSGTYSSIFIAAQIWVNLKERNMLKKKA
- a CDS encoding cation diffusion facilitator family transporter, whose protein sequence is MEDRLAKAQFGAWVGIVGNLALAGVKLVIGLMAKSQALIADSVHSASDVVGSVAVLIGLRAAERPPDEDHPYGHGKAESISAIIVSVLLAVVGFEIGLSSIKSFFAPLVAPGFLAVWAAIGSMIVKEWMFRYKYNLGKKLNSQSLIANAWEHRSDVYSSFAALVGIGGAIVGEWLGISWMLYLDPAAGIFVSALVLKMSYNIMMESIHSTLDHVLHEDDTVEFRQRIESVSGVMRLDTLRAREHGHYLIIDVKIGVDPHITVEEGHRIGKQVKQELMGNFSQVRDVFVHINPYDAAQGERT
- the recJ gene encoding single-stranded-DNA-specific exonuclease RecJ; protein product: MLKAKTRWQLAAYDEQLAVTIAAECQLTPLVSKLLVIRGIDSPQKARDFLQAGPELFYDPFLLDGMEQSVHRIRQAIEKKEPICIYGDYDADGVSSTSFMVHLLRQMGAVFDYYIPNRFTEGYGLHKDALAHLHQSGYKLVITVDTGISAVEQVEFANQLGLEVIVTDHHEPPAVIPEAFAVINPKKPGCSYPFDMLAGVGVAFKLGHALLGEAPLHLADLAALGTIADLVPLVDENRILARAGLKRLNQTRNVGLQALVRVCGLADTELSAGHVGFALGPRLNASGRLETAESAVKLLTTEDHDEAEKCAQALDDLNRERQELVQTMTEEAIQMVHAQYPPEEHKVLVVAKEGWNVGVVGIVASRLVETFYRPTIVLGIDPVKGTAKGSARSITGYDMYEALTACKEWLPHYGGHTMAAGMTLPTENLDPLRQKLNELASEWLSAEDFTPLTKVDVSMDIQEVSLDAAEQLERLSPYGMGNPTPLVMLEDVETTGMRIIGRDDNHLKCSLQKAGTTVDAIGFNWAHVTKKVTPKAKFRVLGELSVNEWNGNRKPQLTIRDLSVPHQQVFDWRGSRDKWDKWLQLAAEPNSWTILFREESYEFLTTKASAEQSKSVVYVGSGETSEPLPILQNVVLYDLPKRRTELQAILAQVSQAERIYCLFGDPDLGMEKLSCPGREHFKQLYQFLLQVPVVPQIHLDALAKKLKWKRNLLDGMIAIFMELGLLAEEPGQYRLQNPEGKRPLESSQLYQAWKEESELATDLLFSSSDDLIRTFHQLVEPATI